The Glycine soja cultivar W05 chromosome 6, ASM419377v2, whole genome shotgun sequence genome has a window encoding:
- the LOC114417095 gene encoding multiprotein-bridging factor 1a-like has product MSGVGPLSQDWEPVVLRKKAPTAAAKKDEKAVNAARRSGAEIETLKKYNAGTNKAASSSTSLNTKRLDDDTESLAHEKVPTELKKAIMQARMDKKLTQSQLAQLINEKPQVIQEYESGKAIPNQQIIGKLERALGAKLRGKK; this is encoded by the exons ATGTCAGGTGTTGGCCCTCTTTCTCAAGATTGGGAACCCGTCGTCCTCCGCAAGAAGGCTCCCACTGCCGCCGCCAAGAAGGATGAGAAAGCCGTCAACGCCGCCCGCCGCTCCGGCGCCGAAATCGAAACCCTAAAAAAAT ATAATGCTGGGACAAATAAAGCAGCATCTAGCAGCACTTCATTGAACACTAAGAGGCTGGATGATGATACTGAGAGTCTAGCTC ATGAGAAGGTACCGACTGAACTTAAGAAGGCCATAATGCAAGCTAGGATGGACAAGAAACTTACTCAGTCTCAGCTTGCTCAA CTGATCAATGAGAAGCCTCAAGTGATCCAGGAGTACGAGTCAGGAAAGGCCATTCCAAACCAGCAGATAATTGGCAAGTTGGAAAGAGCCCTTGGAGCTAAATTGCGTGGCAAGAAATAA
- the LOC114417094 gene encoding multiprotein-bridging factor 1a, with amino-acid sequence MSGVGPLSQDWEPVVLRKKAPTAAAKKDEKAVNAARRSGAEIETLKKYNAGTNKAASSGTSLNTKRLDDDTESLAHEKVPTELKKAIMQARMDKKLTQSQLAQLINEKPQVIQEYESGKAIPNQQIISKLERALGAKLRGKK; translated from the exons ATGTCTGGTGTTGGCCCTCTTTCTCAGGATTGGGAACCTGTCGTCCTCCGCAAGAAGGCTCCCACCGCCGCCGCCAAGAAGGACGAGAAAGCCGTCAACGCCGCCCGCCGCTCTGGCGCCGAAATCGAAACCCTAAAAAAGT ATAATGCTGGGACAAACAAAGCAGCATCTAGCGGCACTTCATTGAACACTAAGAGGCTGGATGATGATACTGAGAGTCTAGCTC ATGAGAAGGTGCCAACTGAACTTAAGAAGGCTATAATGCAAGCTAGGATGGACAAAAAGCTTACTCAGTCTCAGCTTGCTCAA CTGATCAATGAGAAGCCTCAAGTGATCCAGGAGTATGAGTCAGGGAAGGCCATTCCAAACCAGCAGATAATTAGCAAGTTGGAAAGAGCTCTTGGAGCTAAACTGCGTGGCAAGAAATAA
- the LOC114416330 gene encoding uncharacterized protein LOC114416330 has protein sequence MSSASLTEVDSDITSQTAALEDSSTRDKFCLSKDQYNAIIALLQQTKDSSTSVNHIQHFVVNQSVVVANNWFLQQLDVDNAFLYEDLHEEVYMKPPLKKYYLEILSEFGLTGCKLANSPANASIRLNSDEGDLLEDVTSFRRLIGRLLYLTNIRPDIVFVVQQVSQFVSKPRTPYLQLALRILRYLKGALGLGLFYPVDNDLKIQAFFDSDWATCPVSRKSVTGYCVFLGNSLIMYLCDDLHLYSCFFLYFF, from the exons ATGTCTTCTGCTAGCTTGACTGAAGTAGATTCTGATATAACTTCACAAACTGCTGCTTTGGAGGATAGTTCAACTCGAGATAAGTTTTGTTTGTCCAAAGACCAGTACAATGCCATTATAGCTCTTCTTCAACAGACCAAGGATTCTTCTACTTCTGTTAATCACATTCAACATTTTGTGGTTAATCAGTCAG TTGTTGTTGCAAATAATTGGTTTCTTCAGCAGCTTGATGTGGATAATGCCTTTTTATATGAAGACCTTCATGAGGAGGTTTACATGAAGCCTCCCCTG AAAAAGTATTACTTAGAAATACTTTCCGAATTTGGTCTTACTGGTTGCAAACTAGCCAATTCTCCTGCCAATGCTTCTATTAGATTGAACTCTGATGAGGGAGATCTTCTAGAGGATGTCACTTCTTTCAGGAGGCTTATTGGAAGACTTCTTTACTTAACCAATATCCGACCAGACATTGTTTTTGTTGTGCAACAAGTCAGTCAGTTTGTTTCCAAGCCTAGAACTCCTTACTTACAACTTGCCTTAAGAATTCTAAGATATTTGAAGGGTGCTCTAGGCTTAGGTCTTTTTTATCCTGTTGATAATGACCTGAAGATCCAAGCTTTCTTTGATTCTGATTGGGCTACATGTCCAGTTAGTCGCAAGTCAGTCACTGGCTATTGTGTTTTTCTTGGTAATTCCTTGATAATGTATCTTTGTGATGATCTTCATCTCTattcttgtttctttttgtactttttctGA